ACATGAAATATCCTCCTTGAATTAAAGTTAATTCCATTATAGAACAAACGTTCCCGATAAGCAATTACTCTCTTTGAACATTTAATGGCAAATTACGAAACATTAGAATTCTATAAAGTTATTCGCTAATTCCTACCACAATTACATGCACTCTTTTTTTCATTAGTGGAAAAGAGTATAATGGTTCGTGGAAATAATTAAATTTTCTATGGGGGGCAATACCAAAATGAATCTTCAAACTTTGGAGAAAAGTCTATACGATTTAATTACAGAAACGTCAACAAACTTACCAAAAGATGTACGTCGTGCCATTAAAAAAGCGAAAGAAGCTGAAAATGCAGGCACTCGTGCAGCAATGAGTTTAGAAACAATCTCTAATAATATTATTATGGCAGAAGACAATGTATCACCAATCTGTCAAGATACTGGTCTACCAACATTTAAAATCTACACTCCTGTAGGTGTAAACCAATTAGAGATTAAAGAAGCAATCAAAAAAGCAATTAACGATACAACAGCCGATGCAAAATTACGTCCAAATGCTGTTGATTCTTTAACTGGTGCAAACAGTGGCAACAACCTTGGTGATGGACTACCAGTTATGAAATTCGAGCAATGGGAAAAAGACTATATTACGATTAAATTAATTCTTAAAGGTGGCGGCTGTGAAAATAAAAACATCCAATACAGCTTACCATGTGAGTTAGAAGGTCTTGGTCGTGCTGGTCGTGACTTAGACGGTATCCGTAAATGTATTCTACACTCTGTTTACCAAGCACAAGGTCAAGGCTGTTCTGCAGGCTTCATCGGCGTAGGTATCGGTGGCGACCGCTCTTCTGGCTATGATTTAGCAAAAGAGCAATTATTCCGTCATGTGGAAGATACGAATGCAAATCCTGATCTTGCAAAATTAGAAGAATATGTTGTAAAAACTGCCAACACTTTCGGTATTGGTACAATGGGCTTCGGTGGTGAAGCAACTTTACTTGGTTGTAAAATTGGCGTTATGCACCGTATTCCTGCATCATTCTACGTATCAGTAGCCTATAACTGCTGGGCATACCGTCGTATGGCAGTTGATATTAATCCAGAAACTGGCGAAATCATTAACTGGCACTATCAAGAAGGCGAAAAAATTACATTTAAAGATGAAGTTGCTGCAACAGCAGAAGAGACTTCTACAAATGTTGTAGAACTAACTGCACCGATTACAGAAGAACAAATTCGTTCACTTAAAGTAGGTGACGTTGTGTCTATTACTGGTCGTATGTACACTGGTCGCGATGCAATTCACCATCACTTAATGAGTCACGATGCACCAGTTGATCTGAACGGACAAGTTATTTATCACTGTGGTCCTGTAATGGCTAAAGATGAAGAAGGTAACTGGACAGTGAAAGCTGCTGGTCCAACTACTTCTATCCGTGAGGAGCCATACCAAGGAGATATCATGAAAAAATTTGGTATCCGTGCTGTAATTGGTAAAGGCGGTATGGGTCCAAAAACACTTGCCGCTTTAGGTGAACACGGTGGGGTTTACTTAAATGCAATCGGTGGTGCCGCTCAATACTACGCAGACTGCATTAAAGGTGTAGATGGTGTAGACTTAATGGAATTCGGTATTCCAGAAGCTATGTGGCATTTAAACGTTGAAGGGTTCACAGCCGTTGTAACAATGGACTCTCACGGTAACTCGCTTCACGCTGATGTAGATAAATCTTCTCTAGAGAAACTTGCGCTACATGCAGAAAGAGTCTTCTAAGCTAATAGCACATTTTTAACGAAAAGATTTACCTGTAACGAACACAAAATATAGAGGCACAGAATATTCCTAGTGAATATACTGTGTCTTTTTTTGCGCTAGATAAACCCCTATTTTTTCTTGAACAAGCTCACTATTTTATCAGTATATTGATTTGTAACTCCCCTAAACCAAATATTTCAAAGGACTTTTTATTCTAATTTAAATTTATTCCTTTCTTTTTCCAAACAGCTTTGTTATAATAATTCTAAATTAAGAAGGACTTGATTGAAAGTGGTTATCAACTACAGAAACGCTTGTTTTTCTTTAATTTATAAGGTTTTTGATATTGATTTTCATTATCAGGGGGGATTTAGATGGAGTACTCTAATCGAGAAAATGTTGGATTAATTGAGAATATAAAAGTGCACGCTGAACTAATTGCTGCTATTATGGCAGGTTTATTTATCTTGCTTGCATGGCGTTTAGATACAAATGATCAAACAACTGCTTCAGTTCTTTTATATATTGTTGCTTTTTGTGTTGGAGGATTTGCAAAAGCAAAAGAAGGCATCGAAGAAACTATAAAAGAAAAAAAATTAAACGTAGAGTTACTAATGATTTTAGCTGCAATTGGCTCAGCAGCTATTGGCTATTGGACAGAGGGAGCCATTCTTATTTTTATCTTTGCTGTCAGTGGCGCTCTAGAAACATATGCTATGAACAAAAGTCACCGCGAAATATCTGCACTCATGAATTTACAACCTGAGGAAGCTTGGTTAGTACGCGGTGGGTTTGAACCGATGAAAGTCGCTGTCTCAACACTAAAAATTGGTGACCATTTACTGATTAAACCTGGTGAACGTGTCCCAGCAGACGGTATTATCTTTAAAGGACAGTCTTCTATCGATGAAGCTGCTATTAGTGGTGAGCCATTACCGATTGCCAAGTTCGAAGGTGACGAAGTATTTGCAGGGACAGTTAATTTAAATGGCGCGATTACTATGGAAATGACAAAACCAAATTCCGAAACATTATTCCAAAAAATTATTATGCTTGTTCAAAATGCTCAAAGTGAAAAATCACCTTCACAGCAATTTATCGAAAAATTTGAAGGTACTTATGTAAAATTCGTGTTACTATCTGTTGCACTTATGATGTTCCTTCCCCACTTTTTAATCGGTTGGGACTGGACGACAACGTTTTATCGAGCAATGGTACTTTTAGTAGTGGCATCTCCATGTGCACTGGTTGCATCCATTATGCCTGCCACATTAGCAGCTATTTCGAATGGCGCGAAAAACGGGATACTATTTAAAGGTGGCTTACACCTCGAGCACTTAAGTGCGTTACGTGCATTAGCAGTCGATAAAACAGGAACTTTAACACAAGGTAAACCAATCGTAACAGACTTCATCGTACGCGATGGTTTAAATCAAGAAGAAACATTAGCAATTCTTGCAGGTATTGAAGCTCAATCAAACCATCCTTTAGCACAAGCGATTACTACCTACGCTAAAGCACAACACATATCACAGTTTGCGCAAGCAACGATTGAAGATATCCCTGGCTGGGGCATGAAAGGCTTTGTTAATGGAACAGAGTATTTAATAGGTAAACCAGATTTTGTTGGAAGTGAAGAAGCTAACACATTCGCAAATAACGCATTATCAAAGCTTTCTGCTGAAGGTAAAACAGTAATTTTTATACGTGACAAGGAAGGTATTGTCGCACTTGCTGCATTAAAAGATACGGTTCGTGATGAGGCAAAAAAAGCTGTCGCATTGTTAAAAGAATTAGGAATCGATGTTATCATGCTGACTGGCGATAATGAGAAAACGGCTAAAGTTATTGCAAAAGAGGCAGGCGTTACTGAATTTGTGGCAGAATGTCTTCCTGAAACAAAAGTGACGGAAATGAAACGCCTCCTCGATCAACATAAATATGTAGGGATGGTTGGTGACGGTATCAATGACGCACCAGCATTAGCAACAGCCACTACTGGTATTGCAATGGGCGAAGGGACAGATGTTGCCTTAGAAACAGCAGATGTCGTGTTAATGAAAAATGATTTATCTAAAATTGCCTATGCGGTTCGTCTTTCTCGCAAAATGCAACGAATCGTGAAACAAAATATTTTCTTCTCTATCGGCATTATTGTTTTATTAATTGCCTCTAACTTTTTACAAGTTGTCGATTTACCACTAGGTGTGATCGGTCATGAAGGCAGTACAATTCTCGTTATTTTAAACGGCTTACGAATGCTTAATAAAAATGTATAGAAAAGGTGGTCTCAAACCGAGACCACCTTTTAAAGTGTCATCCAATTCATAAAAATAAACTACTGCCATTGATTTTCGTTACGGGTTGCTCGCTTTCCGCGGGCGTGGCTTAAGCCTCCTCCTCCACTGCGCTACGTGCGGGGTCTTAAGTCTCACGTTTGTCCCGCAGGAGTCGAGCAACCCTTCACTACAATCGCAAAGTTTGTATCTGCTAGCATATGTGGGTGCCAGTCACTCACACAATTTTACTAAGTAAAAATCCACGTAGACCCCTGCGGGAACGCACAGAACGTAAGACGCTGGCATTCCGCGCGTTAGCGATGGTTGCGGCTTACGTCGTGCCCGCGGAAAGCAAGTGGATTTTTGCACTTTAAGAAGACTCCCTAGTGCCAATCACTCACACAATTTTCTGCGATGCGTGATTAGTTGATTGGAGTGAAAGGCGCGACACTCCAGCAGGAACAGCACGAGCTGAAAATCCATTTTTGCGGCGACAGCCGCAAAAATTAGTTGAAGCCGTGCCTGCGGAAAGGAAGCGCATGGAACGGAAATCAACGGTGTGCCTACGGAAGCATCCATTGTATCTATATCCACGCATAGCAAAAAGTGTTAGATTGATTGCTGTCAATCTAACACTTTTTCTCTTTTGTGCTACTTTTACAGTTATTTAATAGCACCTTCAGCTTTAAGCAATGCTCTCTTTTGCATCGTGGCATTTAAGACACCACCAAAAATTAAAATCATCCCAGTAAAATACAGCCACAGCATTAATATAATAACGCCACCAATACTACCATATGTAGCAGAATAGTTTCCAAAATTACTAATATAGAAAGAAAAACCATATGTCACAAGCAACCATGCGAGCGTCGAAAACATTGCGCCTGGCCAAACACCCATTAATTTCAATCGAGGTGTCGTATTCGGTACTAACCAGTAAATTGCCATCAACACTACAAAAATAAGTAACGGTGGCATCGACCAGCGAATATTGCGCCAAAGGGATTCAAACTCATCTTCAATACTAACAATTGAAAATAAAAAATGACCAATTTGCTGTCCAAAAACAGGTAATAAAAGCGCGACTGCTATTACAATTACTAAAGCTATAGTAAATACAAGAGAGAGCCCTCGATCTATAAAGGTCACCCTATTTTCGGTATCGTACGCTTTATTTAAAGCTCTTAATAACGCATTGATTCCTTTTGACGCAGACCAAATCGTCCCAAGTACACCAATTGATAATAGGCTGCTATTACGGTTCGTTAGCACCTCATTTAATGTACTTTCTATCAACCTGTATACTTCATCAGGCATCAAATTAACTAAAAACGAATAAACTTGCGTTGTTTCTAAATTTAAATATGGCAAAAGCGTTACAAGGAAAATGAGTAGGGGGAAGAAAGATAGCAAAAAGAAATAAGCAAGTTGCGCCCCGAGCGCCGATATTTCAACGCGTTGTATGCGAAGCATTAAATCTTGGATAAAGCCTTTCGATGTCATCACATCTACCATATCTTCATTTGGCGAAAAAAATGCTTTTACTTCCGCAAATGAAGAACGTATGGATGCTTTTTTCTTTTCCATTTAATTCCCTCCTTGAACTACAGCCTATTCTTTTTCTGGTGAGGTAAAGGCTGTTTTTGTATCGCTAATCATGCCTTGAATAGTGGAAGGTAATTCTTTAAATTCATCAACTTTCTCAGCTATTGTATTGACATTTTCTGATACGCTATCACAAAGTACTTTAGCTGCGATTACTTTTTCCTCAATTAAATCTTGCAGTTCATTACGATGCGATGCGTAATATGATACTGCTTCCTTCATTTTTTTAGTAGTAGCGACAGTTTTCTCTCGTGTAGTACGATCAAACATGCTTAATGCAGCACCTACTGCAGCACCTACAACGATGGATGCTAATAATTTACTTTGTCCCATATTTTATATACCCCCTGCTTGTGTAATGTTTATTCCCTTTTTTATTATAATTAAACAGCTTACTGCCCTTATTCTACCCAATTACAGTCTATTTTTAAAGCAACGCACAATTACAGTGTTGACATTTTTTTTATTCAATGAAATGATATTGGCTAGGATTATGAAAGGTAGGTTAATTGAATGGATTTATCTATATCGTCAAAAGAAAACGTTATTTATATGGTCGATCAAATGAAAGATAAGCTTCGCATGGTCAATGTAGATGCCATGAAATCAGAGAATTTTGATGAAGCAAATTATGAAGATTTAGTCTATCTATACGAAATGGTTATGAAACGTGACACATTTAGCCCTAGTGAAATGCAGGCTATCGTTGCTGAATTGGGCTCTTTACGCAAATAATAGCAATGCCCTATAACCTTCCCTCTCTACACTAAAAAAGCTATTAGCAAGGACCTTTAAGTCATTTGCTAATAGCTTTTTCTTTTGACTACTGCGTATTTTTCGCAGCAGAGCCATCTTCAGCAACAAGTGGTTGAATTAATACTTCCACACGACGATTTTTCGCGCGCCCTTCAGCCGTATTATTTGGTGCAATGGCTTTATATTCCCCATACCCTTTTGCACTAAAATAAACCCGATCAAGTTCTGAATTACTATTCACTAAAACCTTTAAAAAATTCACCGCTCGCATTACCGATAATTCCCAGTTTGAAGCGAATTCAGGACCTGTTTGTGGTACGTTATCTGTATGACCAGTAATGACAACACTACGTGCTGGGTCAGACACTAATACTGCTGCAAGTTCACTAGCAATTTTGTTATACTCTGGCTTAATAGTAGCTTTACCTGGATCGAACAAAATGCTATCGCGAATTGTAACAAGTAAACCTTCATCTGTCATTTCTGTCGCGAATTGACCTTCCATCTCATTGACTGCAATAAAATTATCGACACTATCTTTAATTTCAGCTAGCTCCTGTTGATCTTTTAAATACGCTGAGTTTTGCTGTGGCTGTTGCGGTGTTTCATCATTCTTTGCATCTGGTGTTTGCATTGGAGATGGTTGTTCTAAAAAGCTCGACCCACCATCAAATATTTGATTAAACACTGCCGACATACGCTCTAATTTTTCTTGGTCAACTGAACTAGATGCAAAAAGTACGATAAATAACGCCAGTAATAACGTTAAAATATCAGCATATGGTACTAACCAAGACTCATCAACATGATCTTCATGCTTTTTTTTCTTAGCTTTCTTTGCCAAGGCCGCCCGCCCCGCTTTCACCCGTAATTTGACGACGCTCTTCCATCGTTAAATAAGAAGATAATTTTTGTTCAATAACACGTGGCGCTTCCCCCTCTAATACAGAAAGAATGCCTTCAATCATCATACGTTTTTGCTTTACTTCAACTGCTGATTTACGTTTTAACTTGTTGGCAAATGGATGCCATAACACGTAACCTGTAAAAATACCTAATAATGTTGCCATAAATGCACCTGATATAGCATGACCTAACTTATCAATATCATTCATATTTCCTAATGCTGCGATTAACCCTACTACCGCACCGAGTACCCCTAATGTCGGGGCATATGTACCTGCTTGTGTAAAAATAGCCGAACCACTTATATGTCGTTCTTCCATCGCTTCTACTTCTTCCGTTAATACATCACGGATATAATCTGCGTTTTGACCATCAATTGCTAATGTAAGACCATTTTTTAAAAATGGATCTTCAATTTCTGAAGCCTTACTTTCTAGCGCTAACAATCCTTCACGACGAGCTAAATCGGCCCATTGTGAAAACATCTTAATAATTTCAATATCATCTGCTAGTTTTGTTTCTTTAAAAAGAATTTTAAATAGCTTTGGTACCCGCTTTAGTTCCTTCATAGGAAAGGCAATTGTTACAGCAGATATTGTACCGAAGATGATAATTAAAATAGCCGCTGGATTGTAAAAGGCACTTAAACTTACTCCCTTTAACACCATCCCTGTTAATAGTGCAACTAGCGCTAAAATTATCCCTACTACTGACGATAAATCCATATTAGAACCTCCAAATCTTCTATACTTACTTATTTTCGTCCTATTTTCCATATTTTAAATAAACATATTATATAGTATAAATGTATTTCATTATTTTTTCGATGAAATAAATGCTTTTTATTCACATTTCGACCATATTTGATTATATTGAATTAAGAATAATACACTAAATTGTCTATTATCGAAAGGAGTTAAGAATTTGTTATTATCATTTGACACAAAATTACTAAGATATGCCGAATTAGCCGTGAAAATAGGAGTAAATATCCAGAAAAATCAATACCTTTATGTGAGTTGTTCGACCGATAACTTAAAATTAGCTGAAATAATTACTAAAATTGCTTATGAAAATGGTGCAAAACAGGTTTTTGTTGATTTATCAGATGATCGACTTGTGCGCACACGTTATGAAAAAGCTCCAAAAGACTCATTTGATTTTTATCCTCCATGGAAAATTCAAGAGCGTGAATGGCTTGCAGAGCAAGGTGCTGCCTTTTTAAGCATCGTTTCACAAAACCCAGACCTCTTAAAGGATATCGATCATGAAAAAATTATGACTTTCCAAAAAGCATCAGGTCAAGCACTCGCTAACTACTATACTATGATGCGAGCAGATAAATTTAGCTGGACAGTAATTGCTGCTCCTTCTAAACAATGGGCAGCCAAAGTATTTCCATATCTACCAGAAGAACAGCAAGTTGAGGCATTATGGGAAGCAATCTTTGCTGCTACACGCACAGACCAAGATGAACCGGTCAATGCTTGGAAAACTCACGACGAACAGCTACATAACAAAGCCGACTACCTAAATAAGAAACAATTTAAGTTCCTGCGCTATCAAGCTCCGGGAACAGATTTAACAATTGAGTTACCAAAGAAGCATATTTGGACAGGTGGCAGTAGTGTCAATATATATGGCAATACATTTATGGCAAATATGCCAACAGAAGAAGTTTTTACAGCCCCACTCAAAACAGGTGTCAATGGCTTTGTCTCAAGTACGAAACCTTTAAGCTATAGTGGCAATATTATCGACCAGTTTACATTAACATTTAAAGATGGTCGTATTATCGATATACAAGCACAGCAAGGACAAGATATTTTAGCATCACTTGTTGCAACAGATGAAGGTGCACAGTATCTTGGGGAAATAGCACTTGTTCCCCACCAATCGCCTATCTCACAATCCGGATTATTATTTTACAATACATTATTCGATGAAAATGCCTCTAACCATTTAGCTATAGGTAATGCCTATTCCTTTTGTATAGAAGGTGGCAAAGAAATGTCATCAAAAGAATTGCTGTCTCACGGTCTAAATCAAAGTTTAACGCATGTTGACTTTATGATTGGCTCTGCTAATATGGATATTGATGGCATCGCAGCTGATGGTCAAATTGAACCAATTTTCCGCAATGGCAACTGGGCCTTTTAAGTAAATAGTCAGTCCTAATAATATTATTCTAGGCTAGGTATCTTATGGATGTCATAAATTATCCTTACATTTTCCTAGCAACCTATTGTATAATTAGTGTAGTTCATATAGTAGATTATTGTAAGTAGAGAGGAGCTTTTATAATGTTCATTACAACTGTACTTGGCTTTTCAGCCGTATTATTAATTTCTATGGGATTCTTTATCCACTATCTACAAGTTGGCTTAGATAGCAAATCTTCTGTAACTGTAGATCCACAACCAAAAGAAAAATATTAATCATATAAAAACAGCTACTTCAAGTAGCTGTTTTTTTTATTTATAAATATGTCATATTAGATTAGCTAAATAATTTACCAAACTCCTTTTTTTTTCATGAAAATTGCGTGAATATTGTCATTATTATTTGCATATTTACATTTTTGCTCTAAAATATTTCATTAGGGAAGGGAGCAAACTTTCATGACAATGTTAAAAGAGATTTTAAAGTTTAATGAAGATTTCGTTCAAGAAAAAAAATATGAGCCTTTTATTACAACTAAGTACCCAGATAAGCGTATCGTTATTTTATCTTGTATGGACACTCGCCTTGTAGAACTATTACCAAAAGCGATGAATTTAAGAAACGGCGACGTTAAAATTGTAAAAAGTGCTGGTGCTTTAGTGAGTCACCCATTCGGTGCAGTAATGCGTAGTTTACTCGTTGCGGTTTATGGATTGCAAGCTGATGAAGTGTATGTAGTTGGGCATTATGACTGTGGTATGAGCGCAGTTGATCCAGATGCAATGCTTAACCAAATGGTAGACCGAGGTATTAAAGAAGAAACCATTAAGATGATGGAGTACTCTGGTATTGATTTAAAAGATTTCTTACGTGGTTTCGGCGATGTAGCAACAAGCGTGAAGAAAAGTGTCGATACAATTCGTAATCACCCGTTAATGGTTGATAGTGTCCCTGTTCACGGTTTAGTTATTGACCCAAATACTGGTCGCCTTGATTTAATTGACGACGGTAGTAAATAAAACGATAACGCCAAAGGCATAGTTTTTGGCAGAAAAGCTTTCTATATAATTAAAAAATGTGTCTATCGTTTCGAATTATCGAATGATAGACACATTTTTTATTGGCTTTTGTTATATTATATCGCTGTAAATAATGTAGTAGACATTCCTTTTATTGAACATATCTTGCGTTTCACACAATAATTAGGTAAATTTATGTAATAATACTATAAAAAGTAAACTATAATTGGAGGACAATATGTATACTTATCATTCGATTTCAGCAGAAGTTTATAATCTAGATAAACCAATCGGCACATCATTCGGTGATGTCGAATATTATAGCGACAGACTTCAGCATGTCAAAGGAAAAATATTAGAACCAGCTGTTGGAACAGGGCGTATTTTAATTCCTTTACTTGAACAAGGTTTTGCTATTGAAGGCTTTGATTTATCCGAAGAAATGTTAGACTACTGTCGAAGCAATCTACAAGAGGCACAGAAAGAAACAACTATTTATCAAGCAAATATGGAGACATTCCAATCTGATCAACTTTATGAAGCAATCATAATCCCTACTGGAACATTTTTATTAATTACTGATGATGAAAAAGCTATGACTAGTCTATCTAATTTTTATCATCATTTAGAACCAAATGGAAGATTGATAGTCGATATATTTTTGCAACCAGATTTTCATGAAGGCAGCTCTCAATATCGAACGTTTACAAATAAGCAAGATGAATTGATTACATTGCAAATAACACAATCTGCAATCAATTATATTGAACAAACGACAACTACCCACCATCGCTATGATAAATGGAAAGAAGGCAAATGTATCGAAAGCGAATTTGAAATATTCACCTTAAAATGGTATGGAATTCAAGAATTTAAAAGGCTTTTAATGCAAATTGGCTTTAAAGATATCGTTATTTCATCTGATTATTGTTATAAGCAATATCCTACAAATCGAAATCAAACCATCACCTTTGAAGCTGTTAAATGATTTTGCTAGTTTAGGTTCTAAAAAATAAAATGTAACAAAGGTGTTAGTACAATTAACGAAACCTTAGCTATTCATTCTTTAATTAGAAGTGAGCATTAGTTGTTGGTAGCAAAGGCGGTGACTCCTGCTCAGAACGCACACTGCGTAAGACGCGGGCATTCTGCGTGTTAGCGAGGGTTGAGGTTTACTGTGCTGAGCGGAAAGCACCGCCTAAGCGGACAACAATGGCGCAGCAAAAAAGTGTTAGATTGATAGCAGTCATCTAACACTTTTTGTACTTTATTATAACTTGTTGTGTGTTCATGATGATGGCTCTAGGCGAGCATACATATAGTGATCTACCCATTGCCCATTGATATACAGTAATTTTCTTAATAAGCCTTCTCGTTGAAATCCTGATTTCTCCAACACCCGAATCGAAGCGTTATTTTCAGTCGATACATACGCCTCCACACGATGTAGCCCTATTTGTTCAAAGGCAAATTGTACAACCAATTCTACCGCTTCTGTTACAATTCCTTTTCCTATATAGATTTCATCCATCGCATAACCAACAAAGGCGCTTGAATACGGTAAACGTTTGATAGCATACAACGCAATGTGACCTATTAAATTATTTGTACCTTGCTCATATATCCCGAAAGTAAATTCTCTCTTTGAGCTCATTAAATATAAACTTTCTTGGATTTTTTTATATTGTGCATCAACTGTATAGTATTCAGGACGCTGTAACGGTTCATATGTAGACCAAAAATATTTGTTTCGGCTTACAAGACCCGTTAAACTTTGTGCATCTTTTTCTTGGAATGTGCGAACGTAGCATTTCTCCCCCTGAATCGAGACCACATTTCCACCCTTTTTCCTTAATAAATTCCAAATTTTTAGCACCATTTCTCTCCACAAGCCTTCCGATAATTGTCAGTACATGTTCATTGTATGTAAAAAAAGATGCTGCTACAACCAAAACAGCTCCTGTCTTGTTATCACAGCATCAATCATATTATTTATTTATTTTTCACTTGTTTTTTTGGTTGAATTTGTAACAATTCAATACTGGACGATTCAGCATCCTCTAAATCGGACTTATCTAAAACATTTGTTAAATGTAAACCACGCTTTTGTGCCTCGCGTTCAATATGTGCAAGCGTTTCTTGTAGCACTTGTACACGTGCATGTTTTTTATCGTTTCCTGCTACCAAAACCCATGGCGCATTTTTCTTGTCTGTTTTTTCAAACATATCATTCGCTGCTGCGATATATTCTGGTGTTTTTTCGCGATTTCTCCAGTCCTCATCTGTTAACTTCCATGATTTATATGGATCTTGCGCACGCTCATTAAAACGCTTCAATTGCTCTTCGTCTGACACATGTAACCAGAATTTTATAACAATGTAATCTCCAGCCGTTAAAATTTTCTCAAAGTTGTTAATCTCTTCATACGCACGAGACCATTCTTCTTTATTTGCAAATCCTTCGATACGCTCTACTAGCACTCGTCCATACCAAGAGCGATCGAAAATGGCAATTTGGCCATGTTGCGGTAATTTTCTCCAAAAACGTTGCAAGTAGTTATAGCGTAATTCGTGAGGCTGTGGTGCTGAAATTGGATGAACAACGTAACCCCTAGGGTCTACCCGCTCAATAAGACGTTTAATGGCGCCTCCCTTACCAGCAGCATCCATTCCTTCAAATACTAGAATAAGGCCGATTTTATTATTTAGTAAAAATTGCTGTGCATTTAACATTTCATATTGAAGTACTTTTAATTTCTTTTTATACATTTTTTTATCTAGTTCAATCGATAGGTCAAGATTTTTTAGATTTTGAGTCATTAAAATTCCACTCCTTCAAATTGGATATTTCTATTGTACTAAAGAAGTATTTGGATGCATATCCAAATGGTAAATTGTAGATAATTTCAACAAATTC
This DNA window, taken from Lysinibacillus sp. FSL M8-0337, encodes the following:
- a CDS encoding aminopeptidase; amino-acid sequence: MLLSFDTKLLRYAELAVKIGVNIQKNQYLYVSCSTDNLKLAEIITKIAYENGAKQVFVDLSDDRLVRTRYEKAPKDSFDFYPPWKIQEREWLAEQGAAFLSIVSQNPDLLKDIDHEKIMTFQKASGQALANYYTMMRADKFSWTVIAAPSKQWAAKVFPYLPEEQQVEALWEAIFAATRTDQDEPVNAWKTHDEQLHNKADYLNKKQFKFLRYQAPGTDLTIELPKKHIWTGGSSVNIYGNTFMANMPTEEVFTAPLKTGVNGFVSSTKPLSYSGNIIDQFTLTFKDGRIIDIQAQQGQDILASLVATDEGAQYLGEIALVPHQSPISQSGLLFYNTLFDENASNHLAIGNAYSFCIEGGKEMSSKELLSHGLNQSLTHVDFMIGSANMDIDGIAADGQIEPIFRNGNWAF
- a CDS encoding carbonic anhydrase — protein: MTMLKEILKFNEDFVQEKKYEPFITTKYPDKRIVILSCMDTRLVELLPKAMNLRNGDVKIVKSAGALVSHPFGAVMRSLLVAVYGLQADEVYVVGHYDCGMSAVDPDAMLNQMVDRGIKEETIKMMEYSGIDLKDFLRGFGDVATSVKKSVDTIRNHPLMVDSVPVHGLVIDPNTGRLDLIDDGSK
- a CDS encoding class I SAM-dependent methyltransferase; the encoded protein is MYTYHSISAEVYNLDKPIGTSFGDVEYYSDRLQHVKGKILEPAVGTGRILIPLLEQGFAIEGFDLSEEMLDYCRSNLQEAQKETTIYQANMETFQSDQLYEAIIIPTGTFLLITDDEKAMTSLSNFYHHLEPNGRLIVDIFLQPDFHEGSSQYRTFTNKQDELITLQITQSAINYIEQTTTTHHRYDKWKEGKCIESEFEIFTLKWYGIQEFKRLLMQIGFKDIVISSDYCYKQYPTNRNQTITFEAVK
- a CDS encoding GNAT family protein — its product is MVLKIWNLLRKKGGNVVSIQGEKCYVRTFQEKDAQSLTGLVSRNKYFWSTYEPLQRPEYYTVDAQYKKIQESLYLMSSKREFTFGIYEQGTNNLIGHIALYAIKRLPYSSAFVGYAMDEIYIGKGIVTEAVELVVQFAFEQIGLHRVEAYVSTENNASIRVLEKSGFQREGLLRKLLYINGQWVDHYMYARLEPSS
- a CDS encoding polyphosphate kinase, translating into MTQNLKNLDLSIELDKKMYKKKLKVLQYEMLNAQQFLLNNKIGLILVFEGMDAAGKGGAIKRLIERVDPRGYVVHPISAPQPHELRYNYLQRFWRKLPQHGQIAIFDRSWYGRVLVERIEGFANKEEWSRAYEEINNFEKILTAGDYIVIKFWLHVSDEEQLKRFNERAQDPYKSWKLTDEDWRNREKTPEYIAAANDMFEKTDKKNAPWVLVAGNDKKHARVQVLQETLAHIEREAQKRGLHLTNVLDKSDLEDAESSSIELLQIQPKKQVKNK